In one window of Nicotiana tabacum cultivar K326 chromosome 12, ASM71507v2, whole genome shotgun sequence DNA:
- the LOC107763299 gene encoding auxin-responsive protein IAA8-like isoform X1, with product MSPPLLDVREEEGQSNVTLLASSASLGSICKKGSELKERNYMGLSDCSSVDSCTISTSSGDNNACGLNLKATELRLGLPGSLSPERGIETCPLASNEKLLFPLHPAKDSALAVSQKTVVTGNKRGFSDAMDGFSEGKFMPNSGVKAGDTKETSRVQPPKMKEATNQNTVPERTSAVNGASNRVGSGAPATKAQVVGWPPIRSFRKNTLASTSKNNEEVDGKAGSPALFIKVSMDGAPYLRKVDLRNYSAYQELSSALEKMFSCFTIGQYGSHGAPGKEMLSESKLKDLLHGSEYVLTYEDKDGDWMLVGDVPWEMFIDTCKRLRIMKGSDAIGLAPRAMEKCRSRN from the exons TGATGTTAGGGAGGAGGAGGGCCAGAGTAATGTAACTCTACTGGCTTCTTCGGCCTCCTTAGGAAGTATATGCAAGAAAGGATCAGAACTTAAAGAGCGAAACTATATGGGGCTTTCTGATTGTTCGTCGGTGGACAGTTGTACAATTTCCACCTCATCAGGGGACAATAATGCCTGTGGATTAAATCTCAAGGCAACTGAGCTCAGGCTCGGGCTCCCTGGGTCCCTCTCTCCCGAAAGGGGCATAGAGACTTGCCCTTTGGCCTCGAACGAGAAGCTGCTTTTTCCCTTGCACCCTGCCAAAGATAGTGCTTTGGCTGTATCACAGAAAACAGTTGTTACTGGCAACAAACGAGGATTTTCAGATGCTATGGATGGATTCTCAGAG GGAAAATTTATGCCGAATTCAGGTGTGAAAGCAGGCGATACTAAGGAGACCTCACGTGTTCAACCACCAAAAATGAAAGAGGCAACTAATCAGAATACAGTTCCAGAGAGGACTTCTGCTGTGAATGGGGCTTCAAACCGTGTAGGCAGCGGTGCCCCCGCTACCAA GGCACAGGTTGTTGGTTGGCCACCCATTCGATCTTTCAGAAAGAATACATTAGCCTCTACCTCAAAGAACAATGAAGAGGTGGACGGAAAAGCTGGATCACCAGCTCTTTTCATTAAGGTCAGCATGGACGGCGCTCCTTATTTGAGGAAAGTGGACCTCAGAAACTATTCTGCATACCAGGAGCTCTCTTCTGCTCTCGAGAAGATGTTTAGCTGTTTTACTATTG GTCAATATGGATCTCATGGAGCTCCTGGGAAGGAGATGTTAAGTGAGAGCAAATTGAAGGATTTGCTTCATGGATCTGAATATGTACTCACTTATGAGGATAAAGATGGTGACTGGATGCTTGTCGGTGATGTCCCTTGGGA GATGTTTATTGATACCTGTAAAAGGCTGAGAATCATGAAAGGTTCAGATGCCATTGGCCTGG CCCCAAGGGCTATGGAAAAATGCCGGAGCAGGAATTAG
- the LOC107763299 gene encoding auxin-responsive protein IAA8-like (The RefSeq protein has 9 substitutions compared to this genomic sequence), with amino-acid sequence MSPPLLDVREEEGQSNVTLLASSASLGSICKKGSELKERNYMGLSDCSSVDSCTISTSSEDNNACGLNLKATELRLGLPGSLSPERGIETCPLASNEKLLFPLHPAKDSALAVSQKTVVTGNKRRFSDAMDGFSEGKFMPNSGLKAGDTKETSRVQPPKMKEATNQNTVPERTSAVNGASNRVGSGAPATKAQVVGWPPIRSFKKNTLASTSKNNEKVDGKAGSPALFIKVSMDGAPYLRKVDLKNYSAYQELSSALEKMFSCFTIGQYGSHGAPGKEMLSESQLKDLLHGSEYVLTYEDKDGDWMLVGDVPWEMFIETCKRLRIMKGSDAIGLAPRGMEKCRSRN; translated from the exons TGATGTTAGGGAGGAGGAGGGCCAGAGTAATGTAACTCTACTGGCTTCTTCGGCCTCCTTAGGAAGTATATGCAAGAAAGGATCAGAACTTAAAGAGCGAAACTATATGGGGCTTTCTGATTGTTCGTCGGTGGACAGTTGTACAATTTCCACCTCATCAGGGGACAATAATGCCTGTGGATTAAATCTCAAGGCAACTGAGCTCAGGCTCGGGCTCCCTGGGTCCCTCTCTCCCGAAAGGGGCATAGAGACTTGCCCTTTGGCCTCGAACGAGAAGCTGCTTTTTCCCTTGCACCCTGCCAAAGATAGTGCTTTGGCTGTATCACAGAAAACAGTTGTTACTGGCAACAAACGAGGATTTTCAGATGCTATGGATGGATTCTCAGAG GGAAAATTTATGCCGAATTCAGGTGTGAAAGCAGGCGATACTAAGGAGACCTCACGTGTTCAACCACCAAAAATGAAAGAGGCAACTAATCAGAATACAGTTCCAGAGAGGACTTCTGCTGTGAATGGGGCTTCAAACCGTGTAGGCAGCGGTGCCCCCGCTACCAA GGCACAGGTTGTTGGTTGGCCACCCATTCGATCTTTCAGAAAGAATACATTAGCCTCTACCTCAAAGAACAATGAAGAGGTGGACGGAAAAGCTGGATCACCAGCTCTTTTCATTAAGGTCAGCATGGACGGCGCTCCTTATTTGAGGAAAGTGGACCTCAGAAACTATTCTGCATACCAGGAGCTCTCTTCTGCTCTCGAGAAGATGTTTAGCTGTTTTACTATTG GTCAATATGGATCTCATGGAGCTCCTGGGAAGGAGATGTTAAGTGAGAGCAAATTGAAGGATTTGCTTCATGGATCTGAATATGTACTCACTTATGAGGATAAAGATGGTGACTGGATGCTTGTCGGTGATGTCCCTTGGGA GATGTTTATTGATACCTGTAAAAGGCTGAGAATCATGAAAGGTTCAGATGCCATTGGCCTGG CCCCAAGGGCTATGGAAAAATGCCGGAGCAGGAATTAG